A single genomic interval of Pyrus communis chromosome 5, drPyrComm1.1, whole genome shotgun sequence harbors:
- the LOC137735445 gene encoding putative disease resistance RPP13-like protein 1 has translation MAAALDAGEASLSASIQQLCKRIDSREIRDIFGPKKLDKSLLKKFKLTLLTLDAVLDDAHQKEFEIPSVGNWLDELREAVCDAGVLLDDIDAEVFGLKMAAEDHSVVTQVWNFLSVPFSRFDQRMKDKIKELYHRLKFLGNEKDVLGLRKGVRKVSQMPTTCLVDKSFVVGRDGDKEEVTRLLISDAESRNNVSVITIVGMAGIGKTTLAQLVYNDQRVKEHFDIQAWVCVSEDFDAVRVTKTLLESITSTVCDITDLNFVQVQLKHEVRGKRFLFVLDDLWNENYHDWNLLQVPFLYAAGGSKVVITTRSETVASIVRNVPTHYLEPLSDEDCWSLILKHALGDSYTAEHSNIRETDKETAIRKCNGLPLIARALGGLLRGKTSGSEEWHHLLHTNIWEVPSIARILPTCLLQQLRQKGRESHQKRRSARTEANSAEWIFLVTSLCMEILSAAFDQASSPRRPRYALFGMLLAIAALLTCIWELIYKGRKNNVVWRKRGCYMLFGSANEIFGLLGGIAQCVCSIVQYFYYIRRANNPLKLSLLPAIFLICLIAARLSRKRMQTPDETREHTA, from the exons ATGGCTGCAGCTTTGGACGCCGGAGAGGCTTCTCTCTCTGCTTCCATCCAGCAGCTCTGCAAAAGGATTGATTCGCGCGAAATCAGGGACATTTTTGGGCCAAAGAAGCTTGACAAGTCACTTCTGAAGAAATTCAAGCTGACGTTGTTAACCCTTGACGCAGTGCTCGATGACGCACACCAGAAGGAGTTTGAGATCCCTTCCGTCGGAAACTGGCTTGATGAATTGAGAGAAGCGGTCTGTGATGCGGGCGTCCTGCTGGATGATATCGATGCTGAAGTTTTCGGGCTTAAGATGGCAGCAGAAGATCATTCCGTTGTAACTCAGGTGTGGAACTTCCTCTCTGTGCCTTTCAGTCGTTTTGACCAACGCATGAAAGATAAGATAAAGGAGTTATATCATAGATTAAAATTCCTTGGAAACGAAAAGGATGTTCTTGGTCTCCGAAAGGGTGTTCGGAAGGTTTCACAGATGCCAACAACTTGTTTGGTTGATAAATCTTTCGTAGTTGGTAGAGATGGTGATAAAGAAGAGGTGACAAGGCTGTTGATCTCTGATGCCGAAAGCAGGAATAATGTTTCTGTCATCACTATAGTGGGAATGGCCGGGATTGGTAAGACAACACTTGCTCAACTCGTATACAACGATCAAAGAGTGAAAGAGCATTTTGATATTCAAGCTTGGGTTTGCGTTTCCGAAGATTTTGATGCTGTTAGGGTCACTAAAACCCTGCTCGAGTCAATCACTTCGACTGTTTGTGACATTACCGATCTAAATTTTGTTCAGGTCCAGCTAAAACACGAAGTGAGGGGAAAGAGATTCTTATTTGTGTTGGACGACCTCTGGAATGAGAACTATCATGATTGGAATCTCCTGCAAGTTCCTTTTCTCTATGCGGCAGGGGGAAGTAAGGTTGTGATAACAACGCGGAGTGAAACGGTTGCTTCAATCGTGCGCAATGTACCTACTCACTATTTAGAGCCGCTGTCCGATGAAGATTGTTGGTCGTTGATTTTAAAACATGCCTTGGGAGACAGTTACACCGCTGAACATTCAAACATTCGAGAAACTGATAAGGAAACTGCAATACGTAAGTGCAATGGTTTGCCTTTAATTGCACGAGCACTAGGGGGTCTCTTACGAGGCAAAACTTCTGGTTCTGAGGAATGGCATCACTTATTACATACCAACATTTGGGAGGTACCCTCCATTGCTCGCATTCTCCCAACTTGTTTACTACAACAATTAAGGCAGAAGGGGAGAGAATCACATCAAAAACGCCGCTCTGCTAGGACAGAG GCAAATTCAGCAGAGTGGATCTTTTTAGTCACTAGCCTTTGCATGGAGATTTTATCAGCTGCTTTTGATCAGGCTTCGTCCCCAAGAAGGCCGAGGTATGCCCTGTTCGGAATGCTCTTGGCTATTGCAGCTCTACTCACTTGCATATGGGAGCTGATTTACAAAGGCAGGAAAAATAACGTGGTGTGGAGGAAGAGGGGATGTTACATGCTTTTTGGTTCTGCcaatgaaatttttgggttaCTCGGAGGTATCGCTCAGTGTGTTTGCTCGATAGTTCAATACTTTTATTACATTCGGCGTGCTAATAATCCTCTCAAACTGTCCCTTTTGCCTGCCATCTTTCTCATATGTTTGATTGCTGCAAGATTAAGTAGGAAACGAATGCAGACCCCAGATGAGACCCGTGAACATACAGCTTAG
- the LOC137733765 gene encoding uncharacterized protein has protein sequence MDDSCAVCADPLEWVAYGACGHREVCSTCVVRLRFICNDRRCCICKTESDVVFITKALGDYTRMVNDFSVLPNDVREGRVGSYWYHEDTQAFFDDVDHYKMIKAMCKLSCSECDKMDEQSNDGPKRRGRIRNLGHLKNHLYHQHRLWMCSLCLEGRKVFICEQKLYTRAQLNRHINTGDSEVDGSESERGGFMGHPMCEFCRTPFYGDNELYSHMTTDHYTCHICQRQNPGQYEYYKNYDDLEMHFRQGHFLCEDESCLSKKFVVFQSEAEMKRHNTLEHGGRMSRSKRNAALQIPTSFRYQRSSEQDHRRGRGGRGGRGRTFRPDSSENQLSMAIQASLETAHADRTYDDPSSSSVQVPPDIGDTGDIDPITDSFESLSTADAETSSRYRQAVGPISRNGRLEESFFPPLSTAPGNSSNPKQDSDGLPSNTMASHLRRQNHKVAVNSSGKAWPAAMRGPVAVSSSEQDWPAATRGPVVQPTHSAQAWPATNVSSVSSLVSGQNNMGFGNGPRPSSYASQAQVETRQNAFGNGARPSSYASSAAHVETRQATVPGLLSYGSSRDSSNPKPGRISHSTSAPNLVENGSVHPSNSDFPPVSAVKVRKLPSTTQPLLKVEDVQTANKSLVEKIRAGLEFDEEKYTIFKDISGQYRQGLVDTGIYLDFVRQFGLLHLVLDLARLCPDSQKQKELIDAYNTGTRNGWSQDNAKLKDGNNSKKGKGKISEAENSNSKNTLADSISSSVRELQSNDRPMEEAVEVLTKDGYRGAKGKSKQFANEHQVELNSRSQPLVQLSGQKDSLPAASGSNPNLVDGGGGSKQRKKTSKFHRVRLGDAAALLDLGNSDSQPDAGDEGLNGSSNSAGGLPVKGVWRKGTQKLFS, from the exons ATGGACGATAGCTGTGCCGTGTGTGCCGATCCTCTCGAATGGGTCGCATACGGTGCCTGTGGACATCGCGAAGTCTGCTCCACCTGTGTCGTTCGTCTCCGCTTCATCTGCAACGATCGCCGATGCTGCATCTGCAAGACCGAGTCCGACGTCGTTTTTATCACCAAG GCTTTAGGAGATTATACAAGGATGGTTAATGATTTCTCAGTCTTGCCAAATGATGTAAGGGAGGGTCGTGTGGGATCGTATTGGTACCATGAGGACACTCAAGCATTTTTTGATGATGTGGACCACTACAAGATGATCAAGGCAATGTGCAAGCTTTCGTGCAGCGAATGTGACAAGATGGATGAGCAATCAAACGATGGCCCCAAGCGTCGCGGGAGGATTCGGAATCTTGGTCATCTGAAGAATCATTTATACCACCAACATAGGTTGTGGATGTGCTCTCTATGTTTGGAAGGGAGGAAG GTGTTTATATGTGAACAAAAGCTATATACGAGAGCACAATTGAATAGGCATATAAATACAGGTGATTCTGAAGTGGATGGAAGTGAGAGTGAAAGAGGTGGCTTCATGGGACATCCTATGTGTGAATTTTGCAGAACCCCATTTTATGGGGATAATGAGCTGTACTCCCACATGACTACTGATCACTATACTTGTCATATATGCCAAAG GCAGAATCCTGGGCAATATGAATATTATAAGAATTATGATGACCTGGAG ATGCACTTCCGCCAAGGTCATTTCCTATGTGAAGATGAGTCGTGCCTCAGCAAAAAGTTTGTTGTCTTCCAATCTGAGGCAGAAATGAAG aggCATAATACACTTGAACATGGAGGTCGCATGTCTCGTTCTAAGCGTAATGCTGCTCTGCAG ATACCAACCAGCTTCAGATATCAACGGAGTAGTGAACAAGATCATCGACGTGGAAGAGGCGGAAGAGGTGGAAGAGGTCGGACATTTCGTCCTGATTCTTCTGAAAATCAACTTTCTATGGCTATTCAAGCAAGTTTGGAGACTGCTCATGCTGATAGAACATACGATGACCCTTCATCCTCCAGTGTGCAAGTTCCTCCAGATATTGGGGATACAGGCGATATTGATCCAATCACTGATTCATTTGAATCGTTAAGTACAGCAGATGCTGAAACATCTTCAAGGTACCGTCAAGCTGTGGGGCCTATTTCTAGGAATGGGCGTTTGGAAGAATCTTTCTTTCCTCCCCTCTCAACAGCACCTGGCAACAGTTCAAACCCCAAACAAGATTCAGATGGTTTGCCTAGCAACACCATGGCATCGCATCTCCGCCGGCAAAACCATAAGGTGGCTGTTAATAGCTCTGGAAAGGCTTGGCCAGCAGCCATGCGTGGGCCTGTGGCTGTTAGTAGTTCTGAACAGGATTGGCCAGCAGCAACGCGTGGGCCTGTAGTACAGCCTACTCATTCAGCTCAGGCTTGGCCTGCAACAAATGTTTCATCTGTGTCATCTCTTGTTTCTGGTCAGAACAATATGGGCTTTGGTAATGGACCCAGACCATCTAGTTATGCCTCTCAGGCTCAAGTTGAGACTAGACAGAATGCCTTTGGTAATGGTGCGAGACCATCGAGTTATGCAAGTTCTGCAGCTCATGTTGAGACTAGACAGGCAACAGTACCTGGATTATTATCATATGGTTCTTCGAGGGATTCAAGCAACCCCAAGCCTGGTAGGATCAGCCACTCTACGTCAGCTCCTAATTTGGTTGAAAATGGATCTGTTCATCCTTCCAATTCTGATTTTCCTCCAGTTTCTGCAGTAAAAGTGCGGAAGTTGCCCTCAACTACCCAGCCTTTATTGAAAGTGGAGGATGTTCAAACTGCTAACAAGTCCTTGGTGGAAAAGATTCGAGCTGGTCTTGAATTTGATGAGGAAAAATACACTATTTTTAAAGATATATCTGGACAGTATCGTCAGGGTTTGGTTGACACGGGAATTTATCTAGATTTTGTGCGGCAGTTTGGCTTGCTTCATCTGGTCCTTGATTTAGCTAGACTCTGCCCTGATTCGCAGAAGCAGAAAGAGCTGATTGATGCCTACAATACCGGTACCCGCAACGGATGGTCTCAGGACAATGCTAAATTGAAAGATGGTAATAATTCTAAGAAAGGTAAGGGGAAGATATCAGAGGCTGAAAACAGTAATTCTAAGAACACGCTAGCAGATAGCATTAGTAGTTCTGTACGGGAACTTCAATCAAACGACAGGCCTATGGAAGAAGCTGTGGAGGTGTTGACAAAGGACGGGTACCGTGGTGCCAAAGGAAAATCAAAGCAGTTTGCTAATGAACACCAGGTGGAGTTAAATTCTCGCAGTCAACCTCTAGTACAACTGAGCGGCCAAAAGGATTCCCTGCCAGCTGCTAGTGGATCTAATCCGAATTTAGTGGATGGCGGTGGAGGGAGTAAGCAGCGGAAGAAAACTTCCAAATTTCATAGAGTCCGCTTGGGTGATGCTGCAGCACTTTTAGATCTTGGAAATTCTGATTCTCAGCCAGATGCCGGTGATGAAGGATTAAATGGAAGCAGTAACTCGGCTGGAGGATTGCCTGTCAAAGGTGTGTGGCGGAAAGGAACTCAGAAACTCTTTAGTTAG